DNA sequence from the Arthrobacter sp. V1I9 genome:
TTCAGCCGCGGCCCGCTCCCCCGGCCCGGACCCGTCACCGAAATTCGAGGTATCGATCCGAATGAGTTCCTGGCAGATACGGACAACTTCATCCTCGGGCAGGACATCAGGCATGGAGGGCTCCTCATTGGGAATGACTGCTTGCAGGGCTTAATTGCTGCCCTCAGCCTACCTACTTGGCCCGATTCGATGTTTCGGGAAAGTTCGTGTTAGAGTTTTTCTCGCTGCTTCGGAGAAACGCGAAACGCTGAAAGGCGGAAACGGTCTCCGAAATACCACCTGCGCGGGTGGCGGAATGGCAGACGCGCTAGCTTGAGGTGCTAGTCCTCGAAAGGGGGTGGGGGTTCAAGTCCCCCTCCGCGCACAAACGGAAAGCCCCGGAAAATCCATGATTTTCCGGGGCTTTTTTGTGTTGGTGATCCCCCGGCGACGGACGGCTGGACCAGCACCGGCCACCTGCTGCTTGCTCTTGCTTATCGGACCTTGACCCCCAGTGGGCCGCATTCCTATGTTCCGGCGTTGATGAAGCCGACGATGATCGCGGTCCACCATGCGGCTTGCGAAATAGCTGCACCAAGCATCAGATGTATGCGTTGGCCCACGGGCAGCCCGCTGAACGGCGTGATGGGTGACAGCCTGACCAACCGGCGCATGAGCGGTATCAGCATCAGGCCATTCAGCGTCAACACCAGCACGGCAAAGAGCTTGGCCATCGTGAGGGGCGAGGCGAGGTTGGGCTCCAGGAAGATGCCTGTGATCATCATTCCGGCCAATCCGCCCCAGATCAGCGGGGTCGCTGCGCCGTCGAGTCGAACGGTTTCGCTCAGCGCCCGGCGTCCCAAAAGCCACAGAAACCCATGCCAATCCACCAGCAGCACCGCCCCGAAAGCTGCCACCATGGACAGGATATGCGCCGCCAGAGCAACAAAACGTACCGGGCTGGCGACGTCCATAAGGGTGGAAAGGTAGACGGTGAGGCCCCAAACAACGACGGCCACGGCAACGAGTGCCGTGACCTGTTTGCGGCTGGACTTTTCGGAAATGGGCCGTTCCAGGTAGTTCGGCGGCACCGTGATAGTCGAGCGCATTATTGACCCCGGTCTTCCTCTTCGTGCACTCCCCGCCTGCGCAGTTTTCTCCTGTCATCTCTACGACGCGCGGTGGGGCGTTTCGGTTCACCAGATTGTTATGCGGTATTTCTCAGCCAGCGGAGCGTCCAGGAGCACTTCCGCTATTCGAAGACAGCCTCCTGCCGTGCAGTCTCCGTCCTCGGCGCATAAGGAAGCCCCTGGAAATCATCGATTTCCCGGGGCTTTCTTGCGGCTGCATCTGCAGGACAGTGCCTGTCCTCAGTGCCTCTTGCCTGCTTCAGTACTTGTGATGTTGAAAGACCGATCAAACTTCACGGTCACAGGCGTTCCGTCCGCTTTCCGGATATGCGCTTCGTAGGCCGCACCATCTGCATCGGTTTCGACGCGGAGGACCGTCGCCCCTGGATTCGCGGCCTTCGCGGCCGCTTCCACGCGGGCGGCAGTGTCACCCGTCAGAAGCTCCTCCGTGATCCCGTTGGCCCGATGGGACCCTTTTCGATCGGAGGAGGACAGCGACGTTGAGGTCGATGCTCCGTCCGGAACCGCCATGGCGAGATACATGCCGCCACCTGCCACGGCCGCCGCCAGGGCAGCCCCGACTGCGACATTTCGAACTGTTTTCATCACACGCTCCTGATTCTGCGATCAGGCGCATCGTTGCTTCAGCTGACCGCTTGTCATTCCTGGCCATTGCACCCCAGCAATGCCTCAGCGCGGTTTATCCGGGTAGGGACACTGTGGATTCTACGCATGAGTGCGGGTGGCGACTAGGAGCAATCAGGCAACGTCAGAATGGCGAACAGCAGGGTACGAAGCGCGGACTGCGTGGGGGTTCCTGCGCCGCGGGTTCAGACGCATTCACGGAGAAGCCCGGCCCTGCCGGGAACCTCCACGCTGATGCCGAACAGGGCCTCCAAAGCTGCCGTGTACTCATCCTCACGACCCGCCGCAGCCAGTTCCCTGGCGCGGACCGTGGGCCCGTGGAGCAATTGCCGTACAACCCGCCGCAGGGCCGAGGCCGTTTCCTCGGCTGGAACGCCGTCCCCGTTCTGCCTTTTGACCCGTTCCACCTCCCGGTCCAGGACATCATTGAGGTGGTTGCGCAGGGCCACGATAGCGTTGTCGACGGCGCGGACCGACTCCTGTTCGTCAAAGCGGCGCGCTGCCTGCCGAACCATACTCCAAGCGAGCTGCAGCTCCTCGGCATCCGCGGGCGGAGCCGCCTGGCGCACGGTCTCCAGGGTTAGCAACTCAACGCCCCGCAGGTCAGCTACTTCGGGGTCGAAGTCGCGGTTGGGAGCAAGATCCAAAACGATAAGCCTCCCGGACACAGACTGCCTCGATGCCATCATCGATGTGCCAATGCGGGTCCCAGTGCCGCTGCAGCCGATAACAATGTCAGCCCCGCTGATGGCTCCCTGCAACTCTTCCGAAGTGAGTGCCCTTGCCGCGCGGGTAGCCGCGAAGGCCTCCGCCCTGCCTGAGGGAGAATACACCCCAACGGCCGTGCCCTGTCCCCTGCCCAGCAGTTCCATGACGCAAGCGGCATAGGACCCGCTGCCAATGAGGACCACGGACAGGTCTGAAAGTTCCGCCGGACCCAACCGGGAGACGGCCAGGTCGAGTGCCACCGAAGCTACCGATCTGCCGGCGGTGCTGATCCGCGTCCTGGCTCCTACGTCCTTTGCTGTGCGGGACGCGCTTTGAAACAGGCGGCTGAGGCAACCCGTCGCCGTGCCCGAAGCCTGCGCCTCGGCAAGGGCACGACGAACCTGGCCGATGATGTGGCGCTCACCCACCACGAGGGAAGCAAGGCCGCAACCGACAGCAAAGAGATGCTCCGCTACTGCGGGACCGGAGTGGTATTCGAACAGTGCCCGTAGGTCCGGCAGTGGAAGTCCGGAGCACTGGCTGATGGTACGCAGTACCTCTGAACACGCCGTCGGCAGGTCACTGGCGCCGGCAATCTCACAGTAGATTTCGAACCGGTTACAGGTGGACAGAACTACACAACCTGACACACCCGTACCGCGGTCAAGCAACTCCCGGGCAATGTGTGCGGATGCGGACTGCAGCCGGGCGGTGGAATCAGCCTGGAGGTATCTGTACCGCGCCGCAAGCACCACCAGGACCGGACGCCCGGTTTGGCCTTCAATTCCTGGCTCCGCAGGCGGAAAGTGTTCTGCCACTGCCGTTCCTTCCCAATGACAATGCAACTGTCCTGTGACAGGCTTCAGCATCTGCTGATGCACCAGCGTGATCTGGAGACCTTTGGGAATTCTTTAAGCAGCGCTTCGACCGCGTGTTTCCGGCGCACACGCCCGATCAGCCTGCCGGCGCTCTTCCACCCCTCGCCGCAATCTGCGCCGGAGTGCAATATGTCCTCATGGAGGAAATTTTTAGAGTAAGCCCTCAGGGCCCGGGCCACGTCGTCCTGCTTGGCGATTCTATCTTTGACAATGCCGCCTACGTGGACCGTGGTCCGGACGTCATCAGCCAAGTGCGGCAGGAACTGCCTGGCTGGAAATGCACCCTGCTGGCCATCGACGGGGACGTCATTACCGGCGTCGCCCGCCAACTCCACGCGCTTCCCGCCGACGCCACCCACCTTGTGGTGAGCGTCGGCGGAAACGACGCCCTTGGCTATGCGCCGTTATTGCAGGAGCGTCCGGGCTCGGTTGCCGAAGCCCTGCTCCTCCTTGCTGCCGGAAGGGACAGGTTCGACGCCGACTACCGGGCCATGCTGCCCGCAGTCCTGGCACAGGGCCTTCCGACGGCAGTGTGCAGCATTTACGACACACCCCCGTCAGAACCGAACCAGAAGGTCATTAAAGCTGCACTGTCCCTCTTCAACGACTCCATCACAAGGGCAGCCTTTGCCAGCGGCACACCGCTGATCGATTTGCGCCTCATTTGCAGTGAAGACGGGGACTACGCCAACCCCATCGAGCCGTCATCGCAGGGCGGACGGAAAATTGCGCAGGCCATAGCAACAATGGTCCAATCCGGCCGCCCCAACCACCACTCAGTGGTTGTCGCCGGACCTGCCCGGCCCACATCTGCTGCCCCACCAGACCAGATGGGTTGAGGAGAATCCCGTGGCGTTCGTGCCTAGTGCGGTCTTAGCCTGTGGGTCCCCGCTTGCCGGCTGCGTCCCGCCAGCCGGGAGCCGCGTGCCACCGGCCTGTACTTGACCCGGCGTCTTCCAGCCCGGTCCGCCCTCCGCTCCTGGCGGCGGGCCTTCCTCTCCGGCCGGTCTATGCCTGACAGCATAGCGAGGGAGCCAGCGATCCAAAGGAACGCCGTTGTTAACACCAAGGTAATCTCCAGCTCAGCGCCCATGACTAATCTTAGGACTTCGGGGCCCACGGCAAGAGCCCCAAAGTCGGCCGGCCTCCGGGCTGCAAACCCTGCCCTACAACACGCCCAGCCCCCGCACCGCAGCCAGAACATCCTGCACCGTGACCGCCAGGAGCGCGGGATCCGGCGCGACAGCGAAGGTGTCGCCCCGCCGCAGTTCAGCGCGGGTCAGGACAACGTGCGGACCCGGGGGCGGACCCCAGATCTCGGGGGGAGCCGGCCCGAACAACACCACCGACGGCGTTCCGTACGCGGACGCCAAATGCGCAGCTCCGGTGTCCGCAGAGATCACCAGGCGGGCCGCGGCAATGGTCGCGGCAAATTCAGCCAGGCCGAGCCTCCCTGCCAGAACCGCGTCCTCCGCAAGCCCCGATCGGCGGCACACATCCAGGGCCCGGTCCCTTTCACCGTTGCCGCCCGTGAAGACGACATTGTGCCCGGCCTGGTCAAGGGCGGAGGCGACCGCTGCAAAGCGCTCGGCGGGCCACAGGCGGCTGCCGTAGGCGGCCCCCACGTGCAGGACGGTGGCACCTGGAACGGGGCTGGGCACGTGCGGAGTGTTCAGCTGGATATCCAAGGGGTCCGCTTCGATGCCGTGCCATTCCAAGAGCTTCGCCCAGCGTTCCCTCTCGTGCAGTTCGTTCCGCCACGGCGGTCCGTCCCGGTACTGGCTCCGGTGGCCTATGGTCTGCCGGGCTTGCAACGCCTCGATCCGTCCCTGGCTTTCCGGTCCGCTGCCGTGCAGGTTCACTGCCACATCCACGACGCCGGGCTCCATTGCCAAAGGTTCGTCCAAACCGTGTGTAGGGAAAAGTTCGTACCCACCCACGAGCCCCAGCGCCTCCGAAAGCCAGCCCTGCGCCGCGTAGCGCAGCCGGTGTTCCGGGAACGTGCGCCGGAGCGCCTTCAGGGCCGGCACTGCGACGAGCAGGTCCCCGAGCTTTAACGCCCGAAGCACCAGGAGCTCAGGTTTTCCATCGTGCAGATCCATGGCTTCCTGTGCTGCCGCACTTTTTGCGGCGCTCATGGGTGCTGCCTGACTATCTCGGTGGCCGCGAGACTTCGGACATCCTCGTGCACGTCTCGCGCTTCAACGCCGGCCACCACAGAGTCGTCGTGGGCGCAGCGCGGGGCAGTCCAGCCCACCTGGGTTACATCTATGCCGCAGGTGGCGCAGGCGGTGACCCAGGAGGCGTGGATCCGGTGCAGGCTCCGCCCCAAGGCGCCGGCATTGATGACGTTGCCGGCCCAGAAGATTCCCACGGTGGGAACCCCGAGCGCCTGCGCGAGATGCCGCGGACCGCTGTCATTGCCGACTACCACCGCCGCAC
Encoded proteins:
- a CDS encoding glycosyltransferase family 9 protein, coding for MSAAKSAAAQEAMDLHDGKPELLVLRALKLGDLLVAVPALKALRRTFPEHRLRYAAQGWLSEALGLVGGYELFPTHGLDEPLAMEPGVVDVAVNLHGSGPESQGRIEALQARQTIGHRSQYRDGPPWRNELHERERWAKLLEWHGIEADPLDIQLNTPHVPSPVPGATVLHVGAAYGSRLWPAERFAAVASALDQAGHNVVFTGGNGERDRALDVCRRSGLAEDAVLAGRLGLAEFAATIAAARLVISADTGAAHLASAYGTPSVVLFGPAPPEIWGPPPGPHVVLTRAELRRGDTFAVAPDPALLAVTVQDVLAAVRGLGVL
- a CDS encoding glutamyl-tRNA reductase encodes the protein MAEHFPPAEPGIEGQTGRPVLVVLAARYRYLQADSTARLQSASAHIARELLDRGTGVSGCVVLSTCNRFEIYCEIAGASDLPTACSEVLRTISQCSGLPLPDLRALFEYHSGPAVAEHLFAVGCGLASLVVGERHIIGQVRRALAEAQASGTATGCLSRLFQSASRTAKDVGARTRISTAGRSVASVALDLAVSRLGPAELSDLSVVLIGSGSYAACVMELLGRGQGTAVGVYSPSGRAEAFAATRAARALTSEELQGAISGADIVIGCSGTGTRIGTSMMASRQSVSGRLIVLDLAPNRDFDPEVADLRGVELLTLETVRQAAPPADAEELQLAWSMVRQAARRFDEQESVRAVDNAIVALRNHLNDVLDREVERVKRQNGDGVPAEETASALRRVVRQLLHGPTVRARELAAAGREDEYTAALEALFGISVEVPGRAGLLRECV
- a CDS encoding SGNH/GDSL hydrolase family protein, whose protein sequence is MEEIFRVSPQGPGHVVLLGDSIFDNAAYVDRGPDVISQVRQELPGWKCTLLAIDGDVITGVARQLHALPADATHLVVSVGGNDALGYAPLLQERPGSVAEALLLLAAGRDRFDADYRAMLPAVLAQGLPTAVCSIYDTPPSEPNQKVIKAALSLFNDSITRAAFASGTPLIDLRLICSEDGDYANPIEPSSQGGRKIAQAIATMVQSGRPNHHSVVVAGPARPTSAAPPDQMG